A stretch of the Acidilobus sp. 7A genome encodes the following:
- a CDS encoding 50S ribosomal protein L18, giving the protein MKGGPKYKVPLRRRREGKTDYYERIALLSSRKPRMVVRVSNKYVWVQFIQFDLKGDKVVAAAHSKELSKLYGWKGGGKSTCAVYLTSFLAAARALSKGVTEAVLDIGLRRPTKGARVFAALRGALDAGVHVPHSDEVLPSDERIKCEHVASYAAELNKNDPERYKRLFSAQIARLPPEEIPKNFDEVLENIKKEYAAVLEAASKKAEQVVEK; this is encoded by the coding sequence TTGAAGGGAGGGCCAAAGTATAAGGTCCCGCTGAGGAGGAGAAGGGAGGGCAAGACTGACTACTATGAGAGGATAGCCCTGCTCAGCTCGAGGAAGCCCAGGATGGTAGTTAGGGTCTCAAACAAGTACGTGTGGGTGCAGTTCATACAGTTTGACCTTAAGGGTGATAAGGTGGTAGCAGCTGCGCACTCAAAGGAGCTTTCAAAGCTCTACGGCTGGAAGGGAGGTGGCAAGAGCACCTGCGCTGTCTATCTTACGAGCTTCCTGGCCGCGGCCAGGGCCCTCAGCAAGGGGGTCACAGAGGCAGTCCTCGACATAGGCCTGAGGAGACCGACCAAGGGCGCTAGAGTGTTCGCAGCCCTAAGGGGTGCCCTTGACGCTGGCGTTCACGTGCCCCACAGCGACGAGGTGCTTCCAAGTGATGAGAGGATAAAGTGTGAGCACGTGGCCTCATATGCTGCCGAGCTAAACAAGAACGATCCAGAGAGGTACAAGAGGCTGTTCTCAGCCCAGATAGCCAGGCTACCACCTGAGGAGATCCCGAAGAACTTTGATGAGGTCTTAGAAAATATAAAGAAGGAGTACGCAGCTGTGCTCGAGGCGGCTAGCAAGAAGGCTGAGCAGGTGGTGGAGAAATGA
- a CDS encoding 30S ribosomal protein S5 has protein sequence MSEQTSAAGPTTPQAEEWVPKTKVGQFVKEGKIASIDEIFRRNLPILEPEIVDVLLPNLQMEVLDISHVQKMTDAGRVTRFRAVVVVGNRDGYVGLGKGKARQLREALDKAVRNAKLNITPVRRGCGSWECTCGEPHSVPFTVEGKSGSVRIVLKPAPKGTGLVAGNVAKVVLSLAGIRDVWSQSYGETRTTYNFARAVYMALRNTYKVITYQDWTR, from the coding sequence ATGAGCGAGCAGACCAGCGCGGCTGGACCCACGACGCCACAGGCTGAGGAGTGGGTCCCTAAGACTAAAGTTGGACAGTTCGTAAAGGAGGGCAAGATAGCATCAATAGATGAGATATTCAGGAGGAACCTGCCGATACTTGAGCCGGAGATAGTTGACGTCCTGTTGCCGAACCTCCAGATGGAAGTTCTTGACATATCTCACGTCCAGAAGATGACGGACGCCGGCAGAGTTACAAGGTTCAGGGCAGTTGTTGTAGTAGGTAACAGGGACGGCTACGTCGGCCTTGGAAAGGGCAAGGCCAGGCAGCTCAGGGAGGCCCTTGACAAGGCAGTGAGGAACGCCAAGCTCAACATAACGCCCGTGAGGAGGGGCTGCGGCAGCTGGGAGTGCACCTGTGGGGAGCCCCACAGCGTGCCCTTCACAGTGGAGGGCAAGAGCGGAAGCGTGAGGATCGTGCTGAAGCCAGCGCCCAAGGGGACAGGCCTCGTGGCTGGCAACGTGGCTAAGGTTGTGCTCTCGCTGGCAGGGATAAGGGACGTGTGGTCACAGAGCTACGGTGAGACTAGAACAACCTACAACTTCGCGAGGGCCGTCTACATGGCCCTGCGTAACACCTACAAGGTAATCACATACCAGGACTGGACGAGGTGA
- a CDS encoding 50S ribosomal protein L30 gives MAYLIIRIRGEPDQRPDVRATLEELRLRRIFTAVVYPEDMRGIDGMLRKAQNTITWGEASVDVLAELIGRRGRLVGERPITDEWVKEKLKLGSLRELAEKVANNEIEYYKLTGFGVKPFFRLHPPSGGFKRSVKRLYPQGELGYRGKEINELVLRMF, from the coding sequence ATGGCGTACCTTATTATAAGGATAAGGGGCGAGCCAGACCAGAGGCCGGACGTCAGGGCCACCCTGGAAGAGCTAAGGCTGAGGAGGATCTTCACGGCAGTTGTTTACCCTGAGGACATGCGCGGCATAGATGGCATGTTGAGGAAGGCACAGAACACCATAACTTGGGGCGAGGCCAGCGTCGACGTCCTAGCCGAGCTGATAGGCAGAAGGGGGAGGCTTGTCGGGGAGAGGCCGATAACTGACGAGTGGGTCAAGGAGAAGCTGAAGCTGGGTAGCTTGAGGGAGCTCGCTGAGAAAGTAGCTAATAATGAGATAGAGTACTATAAGCTTACTGGCTTCGGTGTCAAGCCGTTCTTCAGGCTCCACCCGCCCAGCGGCGGCTTCAAGAGGTCCGTCAAGAGGCTTTACCCGCAGGGCGAGCTGGGCTACCGCGGCAAGGAGATAAACGAGCTGGTCCTCAGGATGTTCTAA
- a CDS encoding CDP-2,3-bis-(O-geranylgeranyl)-sn-glycerol synthase, with protein MGGLAESLLVLFIYIAPAMVANGTPVILHGPPPIDFGKRMPDGRRVFGDGKTWGGLLAGITAGTFVGIVEWPFLGAVHIAFASLASVGALCGDLFGSFLKRRVGLERGAEAPVLDQLGFYIFALIFLYIAGISFSIYAELIWAIIIYALHRLTNWAAYMLGLKSVPW; from the coding sequence ATGGGTGGCCTAGCAGAGTCGCTCCTGGTGCTGTTCATTTACATAGCGCCAGCCATGGTGGCTAACGGCACCCCTGTTATACTACATGGGCCTCCACCAATCGACTTTGGGAAGAGGATGCCTGACGGAAGGAGAGTCTTCGGCGACGGCAAGACCTGGGGAGGCCTTCTCGCGGGGATCACAGCTGGTACCTTTGTGGGCATAGTTGAATGGCCATTCCTGGGCGCAGTGCACATAGCGTTCGCGTCCCTGGCCTCCGTAGGCGCGCTCTGCGGCGATCTCTTTGGATCCTTCCTTAAGAGAAGGGTAGGCCTTGAGAGAGGAGCGGAGGCGCCCGTACTTGACCAGCTGGGCTTTTACATCTTTGCCCTCATATTTCTCTATATAGCTGGTATCAGCTTCTCAATATACGCTGAGCTGATATGGGCTATAATAATCTACGCGCTACATCGCCTCACCAACTGGGCGGCCTACATGCTGGGCCTCAAATCAGTGCCTTGGTAA
- a CDS encoding PhoH family protein translates to MASCEPVSPLPQFISKLIDEQKFMVVYGPFGTGKTRLAFEVAKYIMSQGRSVRVMATEPGTLSYARNVVTCVPYVIILAADQLVNEVVRAASEGASIIIDSINWPFRSLTGGYPLRALSFISAVLRQVGGFAVGQVSEVQEGEYEMSLGKWVLPWADAIAYTTRVMCKRGPCVTLTFIKPYLNSLIFELEKEGIRWVA, encoded by the coding sequence GTGGCCTCATGCGAGCCGGTCTCACCACTTCCTCAGTTCATCTCTAAGCTTATTGACGAGCAGAAGTTTATGGTAGTTTACGGCCCCTTCGGGACAGGCAAGACCCGCCTAGCGTTTGAGGTAGCCAAGTACATTATGTCACAAGGCCGCAGCGTAAGGGTTATGGCGACAGAGCCAGGCACGCTCTCATACGCTAGAAACGTCGTTACGTGTGTCCCGTACGTTATTATTCTTGCTGCCGATCAGCTAGTAAACGAGGTGGTCAGGGCCGCTTCGGAGGGCGCCAGTATAATAATAGACTCGATAAACTGGCCCTTCAGGTCCCTCACAGGCGGTTATCCTCTGAGGGCGCTTTCCTTTATATCAGCCGTCCTGAGGCAAGTCGGGGGCTTTGCCGTCGGCCAGGTCTCCGAGGTGCAAGAAGGGGAGTATGAGATGTCCCTTGGGAAGTGGGTTCTGCCCTGGGCTGATGCAATAGCATATACTACAAGGGTAATGTGTAAGAGGGGACCATGCGTCACGCTAACTTTTATCAAGCCCTACCTTAACTCTCTGATATTTGAGCTCGAGAAGGAGGGTATTAGATGGGTGGCCTAG
- a CDS encoding uL15 family ribosomal protein, translating into MTWTIPRSRKKVRKLRGRTRSMGWGRIGQHRKTGKKGGRGAAGIGKHKKSWMLKYAPDWFGSRGFKNPNSREEPKSIDLEELDSLASLMVSKGEAKVEEGLVVVDLKALGYDRLLGSGKITNKVKVLVPHASEKAVEKVKEAGGVVVTEEGGD; encoded by the coding sequence ATGACCTGGACGATACCTAGGTCAAGGAAGAAGGTCAGGAAGCTGAGGGGCAGGACCCGCTCCATGGGCTGGGGCCGCATAGGGCAGCACAGGAAGACTGGGAAGAAGGGCGGGAGGGGCGCCGCGGGCATAGGGAAGCACAAGAAGAGCTGGATGCTGAAGTACGCCCCCGACTGGTTTGGCAGTAGGGGCTTCAAGAACCCCAACAGCAGGGAGGAGCCGAAGTCTATAGACCTGGAGGAGCTCGACAGCCTCGCGTCACTCATGGTGTCCAAGGGCGAGGCCAAGGTAGAGGAAGGCCTAGTCGTTGTGGACCTCAAGGCGCTTGGCTACGACAGACTCCTGGGCAGCGGCAAGATAACCAATAAGGTTAAGGTTTTGGTGCCCCACGCCTCTGAGAAAGCAGTTGAGAAGGTCAAGGAGGCAGGGGGAGTGGTGGTAACAGAGGAGGGCGGAGACTGA